GCTGGGCTTTCAAATGCAGCAGGAAGGTTGCTCCCATGTCTCACACCCACGGACTACACCCAGATAATCTGAGCACAGTCGCAAACTGAGGCAAACTAATTCCTGAGAGACACTACGCCTGTAATGAATGATTTTGAATAAAGGACTCCCCATCAGCCTTGCCAGAACAGTAGTAGAGCTTTACAGCACTTCCTTACACACCTCTGCTTCAACGTGAGGACTATTCTCCCTGCCTTTTCTGACTCCTTCCCACAATAGATGTATTGTCCAGGATGTAACTTTACTTTACCTGAAAACTAATAAGTTAGATGTTACTCTAATGGATCCTGGCAGAAGACATATGATTCTTGCACATGTCTCCAAGGCCCATGGTCCCCAAGTCTGCTTGCCCTGACCCTGAAACAATAATGTGAGTGTCCTCcgttcttacattttttaatatgaagcAACCCGTAGGAGTAGTAAAAACTATGGAGAGGGTCTTCCAACAATAGATATGCTTCCTGTCTAATCTTTCCTGGCATCTTCTTATCAGAGGAATGAGATTAACacaccaaagtaaaaaaaaaacaaagcaaaaaacaaaaaactcagaaaactcaGGGCagtttcccattaaaaaaaaaaaaagaatttgtcagagggaataaaattgataaaagacGAAAAGTCAGATAcctactaaataatgaaaatcAGTGAAAATACTTCTGAGTTAGAAAATGCAATCAGCCAACAggcccatgaaacgatgctcagcgtcactcatcatcagggaaatacaaatgaaaaccacactgaggtacaaccacacactggtcagagttgctaaaatgaacaaatcaagagactatagatgctggctacgatgtggagaaacgggcaccctcctacactgttggcgggaatgtaaactggtgcaaccactctggaaaacagtgtggaggttcctcaaaaaactatcagtagaactcccctatgacccagcaatagcactgctagggatttacccaagggagacagaagtgctgatgcataggggtacatgtaccccaatgttcatagcggcactttctactatagccaaatcatggaaagagtctaaatgtccatcacctgatgaatggatcaagaagatatggtgtatatatatatatatatatctccaatggagtactacatggcaatgaggaagaatgaaatatggccatttgtagccaagtagatggacctcgagggtgtcatgctaagcgaaataattcaggcagaggaggacagataccatatgtttgcactcataggtgtaacaggagaaacctaatggaggaccatagggagaggaagggggaaagtgaggtacacaaatcatgagagactattgaatactgagaaggaaccatggactgaagggggagggggagggtgggaccGGGGTGTTgatcatggtggggagcactttggggagaagcactgggtgttatatggaaaccaatttgacaataatctattaaataaaaaaaagaaaatgcaatcagtaaatattaaaatttccccaattaaaaaaatcagtataaatatggataaaaataaattccatttcgGGTCCCTGACTGGCTCAAGCAgaagagaatgtgactcttgatcttggggttttgagaTTAAGTGTTGGGTATAGAGAATACTTTAcctaaatagatagatagataacttttaaaaatcctaccTTATGCCTTCTGaaacaatttgaaattttttattcaaattatatgAAAAACGTTAATAAttttaaggcaaagaaagaataattttatttattttaagtgaaggcatattagaaaattatatttaaaagtcagGTATTTTTTCAAGTATAGCAGAATAAAGGCCAAAACCTGTACAATGCATAGATATGACACAAGCTGGGAAAAAGCAATGCAGAAAATAGTATGACTTCCATTTTTGTACAGAAATATTTGTATCTCTATGgttaaaacaaaatgcaatgtCTACCTTACTTCAATCATGAAAAATCAATGCCACAGAGATAATTgatataaatttgaatttaaaaatatcaagtttTGAAAGATAATATAACAGAATACACTTATTACTTCAGATTAAGAAGATAATCCTTTAATGGAACACAAAAAAGGTTAAATATCAAGGAAACAATTCAGGCAGAGCAAGTCCAACACCTTAAAATACAAACGTCTGTTCTCAGGGCACCCGGGatgctcagtcagctaagcgtctgactttaactcaggtcatgatctcagggcttgtgaatctgagcccccacatctcagagcctggagcctgctttggattctgtgtgtgtctctctacctcttcctgacccattcacgctctgtctctatcaaaaatgaataaatattttaaaattttaaaaaagaacggCTATGCTGTCTTTACAGACAGCATTAAGACAATTTAAAGGCTGAgtcataaaaaaaacaaaaagatactcaAGATCGTAACCAATGACCATTTCATTCACACTATTTAAACATTCCtatgaatcaataaagaaaaaactgaatatGCAAATTACAAAAGAAGCaacccaaacatttaaaaacaggttTAATATCATTAATCATAAGGCAAATGCAAATTATGAAATAAAGTGATATATCTGTGCAAACTCATTACAATGGCTAAAATAAAGACTACCAAATCCCAAGGTGTCCTGAAATATTGCAACCACAGGAATCATCATAAATGATGACTTAGAGTGAAAGCTGATGCAACCACTTTGCAAACCTGTTTGAAATTATTTAGTTTTATCATAAATATAACCTATAAATGAATAATTACACTCTGAGAAAGACCAATGTTATGCCTATCAGACCTATTTGAATGGCTCTAATAAAAAAGACCATAAATAGCCTGTCCAGgaaagaattcagagaaaaaggaatccttgtgcactttTGGTGTAAGTGTAAATTGGTTCAGTCACTATGGTAACAGTACAAAGttcaacaaaagttaaaaaataagataaaataaaactataaaatgttccaagaattccatttctgggtatttatcccaagGAATCTAAAACACGAACTCAAAAACGCacctcattttcatttcaaaagtttaacaatagccaagacatgtaACCATGTATCTATTATCTAAGTCtatattgatgaatgaatggataaagaaaattggTATATAAATGCAACGGAATCCAATTCagctataagaaaaataaaatattgctatttgtgacaacatggatgaatcttgaggacacgATGCTAAGTGAAAAGTAGGgaataaataagacagagaaagacacgctctgtatgatctcacttatatgtggaatctaagtaCAACCAAATGGCGAaatcatttctcttcattttatttatttatttatttatttatttatttatttatttatttaaaaatatttaaatgtatttcacttacatggcaaagagaaagaatgaaatctggccatttgtagcaaagaggatggacctcgagggtgtcatgctaggtgaaataagtcaggcagagacagacagataccatatatttgcactcataggtctaacaggagaaacctaacaaaggtccatagggaggggaagagggaaagagagttgaggagaaagagggacacaaatcatgagagactattgaatactgaaaatgaaccgagggctgaaggggtgggagggaagagggtgatggtcatggatggggggcacttgtggggagaagcactgggtgttatacggataccaatttgacaataaactatgataaacaattaaattgaaacaaaatagaatcctCAATTAAAAATGCAAGGTTAAAATAGTTAATAAGTTTATGTTCAagtttttgcttttgagagaaattgtataataaatattgtgaaagataaaaaaataaaaaagaaaactgctgtgcatttttcttgttctttctgctGGTGTGCTCTTCAAGTTATGCTCTTCCAAAAAATGTATTCCTACATATGAATTTCATAAATTTGTTCATGGAAATGGCAACtatattttctgaattctctctttGCATGATCATATTGAGTATCATCTGGCATTTGGTTCACAGTTACTGGAAACCTACATTCTGTGGGGAAGGAGTCAAATGACTAGTATTGGATATTTGATTCAATTTCTAACTGCGGTgtcttaaataattattttatttaaataaatactttattatatttcGCCTTTATCTTTATCTTAAATAAATAGTTTGACATTAATATatgacaggaaataataaatagtcTGTTTACACCATGCCAAATTCAGACTCTTCTACAAACCCATTAAAAACTGCAGAAGCTTTCTAAAACGTTTTATTTCGTGATGAGGAATAATATGTTTTTCTAGATATAAAGGGATTCTTTTGAACTGAGGTGGAAAAACTATTTCCGTTCATTTATATCGGAATCATCATTGAGATAGAAACATTTGTGTGGGGGGAGGTTATGATGTTTTGAAACAAGTGACATATAAGATTGCAGAGTCTCCATAGCTACCTGTTCCATGTTTCTGTCTAACGCATGCAAGcatattataacatataatatgcTAATAATATGTATCTTAATAATAcactgaaaatacaaattttcacAGACTGGACCAAGGAGGACCAAGATGATGGAAAGGACTTTATAGAAAAACTGCCACAACAATATTCTTGTAACACTACATTCCCAAAGGATGCATGACTTCTTacatttctctttgctttgaatggaaaaataaataatcattttagtTCTACTTTATTATACTACTCATTGATTCTTTCCTGTCACAATTGTATATTTGGTTGTATTTATATGCCTGTATACGTATACTTGGGAGATATATAAGCTACTCATGCCCTTAAAATTTAGTTAATATCCCATGTCCTtaattctaagattttttttcatatttcaatgCTTTCATAAAAGGTGCTCATTCAAAATTTGATGTACTCatttaatgtaatgtttatttttctgaaaaaataattaaatttgtaaaGTATTTGAAATGAATAGAAATGGATTGATATCAAGCATATGTTAAAGAGAAGTTGTGGTATAGCTATTATATGCTCAGAACTGTAAAAGTAAATCAAAGTTTCCTTCTATGTGAACTTTTTACATAGTATAACATAAACCAGTTGCTGTGttttaaatcaattttcttattagaagggatatatatatatatatatatatatatatatatgtatatttgtttgtttatcaacTATATGTGTGAGTCTCACTAGAAGAGATCCCAAAGCTGTATCCATCAGTTATGTATAAGTGAAATATGTAATCAAATGCTTCATAATTCTCTGTATCCAGAGCTTATTTAAGCTAGAATTTGGATATATTTGGGCAAGTAGAAGATTTCATCAGGAGGGTAAATATAAAGCTTCAGAAATGCTATGATGAGCATGACAGGTATTTCTACAGACAAGAAAGACTTTTCCCCCTGTCCCTATATTGTAAACCATATAACTGAAGACATAGTACTCATCTTCCCtcaatctcagttttctcatctgtttaaCTACATTCACTTCACTTCACATTGGTTGAGAGCATTAGTAGAGATGGTGCATATAGAAGTGTCTGATATAGTGAACGTGATCAATGAATATTAATTTCTATCTTAATTAAAAGTGTATGGGtacactagggtggctcagtcatttgagtatcagactcctgatttgggatcaggtcatgatctcatggttcaagaattggagccctgcatagGACTCCACACTCCCATTGCAGAGCTCacttgggattgtgtctctctccctctctctgtgaccctctcctgctcacactcaactcacccctctctctcaaaataaataagtaaacttaaaaaattaaaagaatatgtgGAGGAAGCAGTGACCAGATTGATTCTGcagaaaaagtggaaaataattttgaatattcaGGCTATTGGAAATGTTACATGATACTGAAATCTGGAAAAGTTTATCACAATGTGAGAAATAGTGCCAGatgctatttttataaattccaacattcagaaagaaaacaattagtCCAACATCTAACATCAACACATTAGatgaaaggaaattttattaagagaaaaatatctgagtcctaaagaaataaaattttaatcaaaaaacAAAGATTGAATGGAGTCATCTTCTTAAATGTATGAGTATTTGTATAAAACCCATAATCAAACATATATTGATAAAATACTGAAACttctggggagtctgggtggctcagtcagttaaatattccacttttgatatcagctcagctcatatctcacagtttctagGATCAAGCCCCCAGAAGGCTTTGGGCTGAAACTGCAtatcctgcttgggatctctttcttctctctctctctctgccccttccccaccctctcattctcttaaaataaataaataaataaataaataaataaataaataaataaataaatattttcaaagtaaaagaaCTGAAACTTGTgacaaaatcaaatattttttaaactgaaaaattcagttaaaatcatatgacattaaaatcaaatttccatcagagagtgaaaagaaaatgctataaagtggaaaaaataaaatgtaggaatgaaataaaggatatttaaatatatgataaataacAAAATGTCATGAAAGATGTTAacttagaagaataaaaatatataaatgtcatataaatgaagCTCAGAACAGGAGTCCAAATCGTTGAGATGTAAGTGGAAAACATTAAGACAGAAATTGAAGGAGTATAAGAAAAGATTTCTTCTATCAAAACTGAAaacctgaggggtgcctggggggctcattcagttacatgtgactttggctcaagtcatgatctcagggttggtggattcaagccctgcatcaggctctgtgttgacagcttgagattccatgtctcctctatctctgccccttccctgctcacactctgtttctctctctctctctctctcaaaaataaacattaaaaaattttaaaaaacctgacaACCTGAGATCATTACTAACAAAACTCCATAATATGTAAGTCCCTAATACAAATATTTCCAAACAGCTAGTTAATTgtggaacaacaacaaaaattcctACTTCCAAACTTCAACTTTAGTCATCTTTCCATTATTCCACTCCTTTTAACCTTCCATAGGATTTTACCTAGGGCTGATTTAATATCTTTGCTTCTTAAACAGTAGATAAGAGGGTTCAAGGTTGGAGGTACCACAGAATAGAATACAGACACAAACAAGTCCAGAGGAGAAGACTCATCAGAAACTGGCTTTAAATAAGCAGTAGCACCTATTAGAAGGAATGTACTCACCACAATGAGGTGAGGCAAGCAGGTCGAAAAGGCTTTGGACTGCTTCTGTGTGGTTGGGATCTTTAACAcggtggaaaaaatatatacataagagACCACAATACACACTAAACATGAAAATGCATAAAAGACCCCAATGGCTACACTGACATTAATAATTATGTGTTTCTTAGAACAACTGAGCTTTAGTAGGGCAGGCACATCACAGAAGAGCCGATGGATCTTCGTGGACCTGCAAAAGTTTAAAGAGAATGTCCCAGATGAGTACAAGATTCCAAAGAGCCCTCCATTGAGCCAGGAGATAGTCATCAGCTGGTAACAGACCCCTTTGGTCATAACACCCTCGTAATGCAGAGGACGACAGATGGCAATATAGCGGTCATAGGACATTGCAGTGAGAATGCCAATTTCTGACCCAGACATTAGTANNNNNNNNNNNNNNNNNNNNNNNNNNNNNNNNNNNNNNNNNNNNNNNNNNNNNNNNNNNNNNNNNNNNNNNNNNNNNNNNNNNNNNNNNNNNNNNNNNNNAAAAGTCAGTAGTGTCAGCTCTCAGATCAGATATGGGAGTGGAAGGCAGGGTCTCAAAGGCTTTAGAATCTGAGAAATGAAATTCAGGCACAGCTAAAGTTTGACCTCCAGGGAGAATCTCATGTACTCTAAAAGATCTATTTAAAACTGTGTTAAGAACCCTGCATCTTACTGAGGAAAGAATTGACAAGGCATAGAATATCAAGGACactttttcctcttagaacttgGAGCCTGCATGAAGAAAACATATCCTGGTGTGCAGAGGTCAGAATGTTCAACCAAAATCACTATGCGTGTGATGGAATGAAGAGCGCAGGAAGCAAGATCCTAGAGGAATCCAGGAACATTATTTGCAGTCTGCTGGCTCTTCTTATGacttgaaaattaaaactttattttttttcaagcacTGTGAAGAGAATCCCAAATTACTTAGCTATTGTATTTTACTTGTTCTAtgctataattattttcaatttaaaaaatatttcttaaagtcttTCATCAGTCTTCTTCTACAAATATGCAAATcccaggtagttaacatacatgTAACCCTCATCTGCAGTGCGCACTTGcgagattcatcacttatgtagaacaaccagtgctcatcgcTAGTGCCCTccgtttttttccttttaattttttaatgtttatttttgagagagtgagagagagaaagagagagagagagagagagagagagagagagagagagagagagaaaatgggcatgagtgggggcgaggcagagtgaaggagagacacagaatctgaagcaggctccatcaacacagagtccaatgtggggctcgctcccaaaagccataagatcatgacctgagccaaagtcttattctcaactgactgagacacccaggtgcccccgccatGTGCCTTTCTGAATATCATCTCCCATTTACCCCATCCCCAGCTTACCTCTGCTCTTGCAAccatcagctttttttttctgtaattaagagtcatttctctcttgttctctctcttttctccttttctcatttattctgtttcttaaattccacatatgcatgaaGCCATATGGGACTTGTCTTTtcttgactggcttatttcacttagcattataccttaggtcaatccatgttgttgcaaatgttaagatttcattatttttaaggctgaattatATCCCactatacatattatataatatattatatacatatatgtatatatgcacacattatTCTCTCcgtttaattaaaaatgaagtagTTTTAATGTCTTTTTCCCTTTACTGGGTGCTTTGTTCTCCCTTACTTGCCTTATTTAATGCTATTAGTtacctttcaaaacaaaatatgagatcaaaagatttttaaaaatcttatttttataagtgACCTTGATAGAGAGATTAAAGGCCATGGGAATGATAAAATCATTTGTGTTGCtgattagatattttaaaaatatttgatatttatgtatgcatattttaccttaaaatatgactttgtgtttctgttaatacaataattatttgaaaagcaGTGGCTTCCAACAACTGTTTACTgtaagatgaaaaatattaacatttttattttataaatttaacctAAGAACTAGAaagatgatattaaaatataggaaaatttcacaataaaatattaataattatttttgattgTGGAAAATATTAATTGTGTCTGATTGTGAAACCAGTCAGGATGGCTGCTTAAAGtgaatattgattttattaaataaaaaattatgttcacAGTGTGAAACAGAAACGCTGCTCAAAtgaagtatatatgtgtattttgtcCTTCTTGAAATTGCAGATCAATAGGAGATCAACAAAATGGACCTTGGCTAAAGTTGAGAGACTGTAACATTGAAAAGTGCAGAAACTACATAAAGAATCAATGGAAGGTCTGAGCTTGCGTttccatttggaaagaaaaaatgtcaaagtAGGTACAAGGAATCTCAGTGTCACATGGAGAATGCACACTGGGTAGACCTTGGGCCACAGACATAATTAAggcactgaaattaaaatgaccAAGAGGCTATCCATAGGTAGTGAAGTCGAACTAGAATGATGATTAGCAATTCCCACTTCTTTTAGCTTTTGAGAGAAACTTTATGTCGTGATATGTAAATTGAATGATAGGGAAGATGATTGTTAATTTAGCAGAGATGGGCCCAGCGACAGGGCCTTCTCAAAAGTCTGACTCAGAACAGAGAATGTCTGATAAGAAAGATTCCAGGGATGGAGAAATGTCCTTAGAATATCTGTAGTTAGTAATCAGAgctttttacagaaaagtttgAGTTTCAtttacaaacattaaagaaaatcattatttttaaattttgttttattatttatttatttatttattcatttatatgtatttatttatttatttttgctaaaacATTCAATGGGAAATCCACATATATTGGGAATGATTGAAATAGGTTGCATAAGGAACTAAAGAAATTGTCACTGAGTTATGCTAATGTAAAATCAGAGAGTCTCTAAAGACTGACATGATCTGAGGGAGAAAAATATGACCACAGATCTCCACAATGGGGTTGTGAGCGATCATGGATTATAAGTCCTGTGTGACTTTAAGATGGGAGGACATTCAGATTTTCTCATTAGATAATGTT
This region of Suricata suricatta isolate VVHF042 chromosome 6, meerkat_22Aug2017_6uvM2_HiC, whole genome shotgun sequence genomic DNA includes:
- the LOC115293603 gene encoding olfactory receptor 14K1-like, with product MSGSEIGILTAMSYDRYIAICRPLHYEGVMTKGVCYQLMTISWLNGGLFGILYSSGTFSLNFCRSTKIHRLFCDVPALLKLSCSKKHIIINVSVAIGVFYAFSCLVCIVVSYVYIFSTVLKIPTTQKQSKAFSTCLPHLIVVSTFLLIGATAYLKPVSDESSPLDLFVSVFYSVVPPTLNPLIYCLRSKDIKSALGKILWKVKRSGIMER